In a genomic window of Saccharothrix sp. HUAS TT1:
- a CDS encoding NfeD family protein, with amino-acid sequence MAALIWLVLGVVLVAAEILSGDFVLVMLGLAAFGAAGASALGADALISAIVFGVVSLGLVVGARPAIRRRMALGQGHKSGVEALVGSTAIVVSTVDAHGGRVRIGGEVWSARSLDHGVIEPGAEVTVVEISGATAVVLSGA; translated from the coding sequence GTGGCCGCGCTGATCTGGTTGGTCCTCGGTGTCGTCCTGGTGGCGGCCGAGATCCTTTCGGGCGACTTCGTGCTGGTCATGCTGGGGCTGGCCGCGTTCGGCGCGGCGGGCGCGTCGGCGTTGGGCGCGGACGCGCTGATCAGCGCGATCGTGTTCGGTGTGGTGTCGTTGGGGCTGGTGGTGGGCGCGCGGCCCGCGATCAGGCGGCGGATGGCGCTGGGCCAGGGGCACAAGTCGGGCGTGGAGGCCCTGGTGGGCAGCACGGCGATCGTCGTGTCCACTGTGGACGCCCACGGCGGTAGGGTGCGGATCGGCGGCGAGGTGTGGTCGGCGCGGTCGCTGGACCACGGGGTCATCGAGCCCGGTGCCGAAGTCACTGTTGTCGAGATCTCGGGCGCGACCGCAGTGGTGCTGTCCGGGGCCTGA
- a CDS encoding LD-carboxypeptidase, whose translation MTPADVARPPLLRPGDRVAVVSPAGPCPPGLLDAGVARLREWGLDVLLAPHVLDVHPTLPHLAGHDADRARAFERAWLDPTVAGVLCARGGYGSQRMVDLVDWAAVTARHKVFVGSSDTTALHQRFWSRDRPTWFGPMVATRAFVEDDTARDRLRDALFTGVASYAGVGMAPGVARGVAVGGNLSLLQVPPPPDGAVVLLEDVNEEPYRLDRMLTGLLRAGWFDRVAGLVLGSWTGCGDPAAVLADRLGGLGVPIVADAPFGHCAGQLTVPLGVSVEIDGGSGVVTVVG comes from the coding sequence GTGACACCGGCCGACGTCGCCCGGCCGCCGCTGCTGCGGCCGGGCGACCGGGTCGCCGTGGTCAGCCCCGCCGGACCGTGCCCGCCCGGCCTGCTCGACGCCGGCGTGGCGCGGCTGCGCGAGTGGGGCCTGGACGTGCTGCTCGCACCGCACGTCCTCGACGTCCACCCGACCCTGCCCCACCTCGCGGGCCACGACGCCGACCGGGCGCGGGCGTTCGAGCGGGCCTGGCTCGACCCGACCGTGGCCGGGGTGCTGTGCGCCCGCGGCGGCTACGGCAGCCAGCGCATGGTCGACCTGGTCGACTGGGCCGCCGTCACCGCCCGCCACAAGGTCTTCGTCGGCTCCAGCGACACCACCGCCCTGCACCAGCGGTTCTGGTCGCGGGACCGGCCCACCTGGTTCGGGCCGATGGTCGCCACCAGGGCGTTCGTCGAGGACGACACCGCCCGCGACCGGCTGCGCGACGCCCTGTTCACCGGCGTGGCGTCCTACGCGGGCGTCGGCATGGCGCCCGGCGTCGCGCGGGGCGTCGCGGTCGGCGGCAACCTCAGCCTGCTGCAGGTCCCGCCGCCGCCGGACGGGGCGGTCGTGCTGCTGGAGGACGTCAACGAGGAGCCCTACCGGCTCGACCGGATGCTCACCGGCCTGCTGCGCGCCGGCTGGTTCGACCGGGTCGCCGGCCTCGTGCTCGGCTCGTGGACCGGGTGCGGCGACCCGGCCGCCGTGCTCGCCGACCGGCTGGGCGGGCTCGGCGTGCCGATCGTCGCCGACGCGCCCTTCGGGCACTGCGCCGGCCAGCTCACCGTGCCGCTCGGCGTGTCGGTCGAGATCGACGGCGGCAGCGGTGTGGTAACCGTAGTGGGGTGA
- a CDS encoding prolyl oligopeptidase family serine peptidase, with the protein MVKIAPYGTWTSPIAAADAAAAGGGLSWVDLHDGRPWWAEGRPAEGGRVALVRDGQDLLPPPWNVRNRVHEYGGRPWVVLDTPEGTRVAFTNWDDQRVYLFDPDDPRPVPLSPEPERRHGHRYADLTAGPGHAEVWCVRETVTGDAPTDVRRELVALPLDGSGPRVLASSHHFMTGPRLSPDGRHYAWIGWDHPDMPWDGAELCVAEVGSSEHRVLAGGATEAVCQVEWEGDSLLVLTDPDGWWNLFRIDLDGSAKNLAPCAEELGGPMWRLGNRWFAAIGPGRYAVLRSGALAVLDERSGTVTDVDVDLPFWHAHLAVQDGVVVSGAAGPLTESAVVSLDLSTGMLTEHTSAASALPADYLPVPEERVFSGPDGDVPAYVYPPRNPDFTGPDGEKPPYVVHVHGGPTARSAPVLDAELAYLTSRGIGVVAVDYGGSTGYGRAFRERLREQWGVVDVDDCALVARALADEGAADGDRLGIRGGSAGGWTSAASLTSVDTYRCAVVAYPILDLAGWTAEGGETHDFESRYVEGLVGPWPATADRYTERSPSHRVDRLTGPVLLLQGLEDEICPPGQADRFAAALDGTGIPHAYLTFEGEQHGFRKAETIVAALEAELSFYGQVFGFTPEGVPVLELRR; encoded by the coding sequence GTGGTGAAGATCGCACCGTACGGAACGTGGACATCGCCCATCGCCGCGGCCGACGCCGCCGCGGCCGGTGGGGGCCTGAGCTGGGTCGACCTGCACGACGGCCGCCCCTGGTGGGCCGAGGGGCGACCCGCCGAGGGCGGCCGGGTCGCGCTGGTGCGCGACGGGCAGGACCTGCTGCCCCCGCCGTGGAACGTGCGCAACCGCGTCCACGAGTACGGCGGCCGGCCGTGGGTCGTGCTGGACACCCCGGAGGGGACGCGCGTGGCGTTCACCAACTGGGACGACCAGCGCGTGTACCTGTTCGACCCCGACGACCCCCGGCCCGTGCCGCTGAGCCCGGAGCCCGAACGGCGCCACGGCCACCGCTACGCCGACCTCACCGCCGGACCCGGCCACGCCGAGGTGTGGTGCGTGCGCGAGACCGTGACCGGCGACGCGCCCACCGACGTGCGCCGCGAACTGGTCGCGCTGCCCCTGGACGGCTCCGGGCCGCGGGTGCTGGCCTCCAGCCACCACTTCATGACCGGGCCCCGGCTCTCGCCCGACGGCCGCCACTACGCCTGGATCGGCTGGGACCACCCCGACATGCCGTGGGACGGCGCCGAGCTGTGCGTGGCCGAGGTCGGCTCCTCCGAGCACCGGGTGCTGGCCGGCGGCGCGACCGAGGCCGTCTGCCAGGTCGAGTGGGAGGGCGACTCCCTGCTGGTCCTGACCGACCCGGACGGCTGGTGGAACCTGTTCCGGATCGACCTGGACGGCTCCGCCAAGAACCTCGCGCCGTGCGCCGAGGAGCTGGGCGGGCCGATGTGGCGGCTGGGCAACCGCTGGTTCGCCGCCATCGGACCCGGCCGCTACGCCGTGCTGCGCTCCGGCGCGCTGGCCGTGCTCGACGAGCGCAGCGGCACCGTCACCGACGTCGACGTGGACCTGCCGTTCTGGCACGCGCACCTGGCCGTGCAGGACGGCGTCGTGGTCAGCGGCGCCGCCGGACCGCTGACCGAGTCGGCCGTGGTGTCGCTGGACCTGTCCACCGGGATGCTCACCGAGCACACCTCGGCCGCCTCGGCGCTGCCTGCGGACTACCTGCCGGTGCCGGAGGAACGCGTGTTCAGCGGGCCCGACGGCGACGTCCCGGCCTACGTCTACCCACCGCGCAACCCCGACTTCACCGGCCCCGACGGCGAGAAGCCGCCCTACGTCGTGCACGTCCACGGCGGGCCCACCGCCCGTTCCGCGCCCGTGCTCGACGCCGAGCTGGCCTACCTGACCAGCCGCGGCATCGGCGTGGTCGCGGTCGACTACGGCGGCTCCACCGGCTACGGCCGGGCGTTCCGGGAACGGCTGCGCGAGCAGTGGGGCGTGGTCGACGTCGACGACTGCGCCCTGGTCGCCCGGGCGCTGGCCGACGAGGGCGCCGCCGACGGCGACCGGCTCGGCATCCGCGGCGGCAGCGCCGGCGGCTGGACCTCGGCGGCGTCGCTGACCTCGGTCGACACCTACCGGTGCGCCGTGGTCGCGTACCCGATCCTGGACCTGGCCGGGTGGACCGCCGAGGGCGGCGAGACCCACGACTTCGAGTCCCGCTACGTCGAGGGGCTGGTCGGGCCGTGGCCCGCGACCGCCGACCGGTACACCGAGCGGTCGCCGTCGCACCGGGTGGACCGGCTGACCGGCCCGGTGCTGCTGCTGCAGGGCTTGGAGGACGAGATCTGCCCGCCCGGGCAGGCCGACCGGTTCGCCGCCGCGCTGGACGGCACCGGCATCCCGCACGCCTACCTCACGTTCGAGGGCGAGCAGCACGGGTTCCGCAAGGCGGAGACCATCGTCGCCGCCTTGGAGGCGGAGCTGTCGTTCTACGGCCAGGTCTTCGGGTTCACCCCCGAGGGGGTCCCGGTGCTGGAGCTGCGTCGGTGA
- a CDS encoding aminoglycoside phosphotransferase family protein: protein MTTLEQRMTRRFGAGVRGWPAGVDALVAGLCRDWGLEVVRPLSGGTSHALLCDRAGEPVVLKVTPEPAIAAREHAALRVWAPSPRVVRVPAADPARGALLLEGLVPGTPAADGPGLADVLREPHVPPREGFPPLAERVDFVFGLLRRRHPGDHDAAHARAAAPARDRVPAMMLHGDLHFGNVLDGGARGLVAIDPRPCVGDPAVDAVDLAYASADLREGVRRWSSVVDGDRLAAWCEVFAGFFPDHPSVAGRAGSAGR from the coding sequence GTGACGACGCTGGAGCAGCGCATGACGCGCCGCTTCGGCGCGGGGGTGCGCGGCTGGCCGGCCGGAGTGGACGCGCTGGTGGCGGGCCTGTGCCGGGACTGGGGCCTGGAGGTGGTGCGGCCGCTGTCGGGCGGCACGTCGCACGCGCTGCTGTGCGACCGCGCGGGCGAGCCGGTGGTGCTGAAGGTGACGCCGGAGCCGGCGATCGCGGCGCGGGAGCACGCGGCGCTGCGGGTGTGGGCGCCCTCGCCGCGGGTGGTGCGGGTGCCGGCGGCCGATCCGGCGCGGGGCGCGCTGCTGCTGGAGGGCCTGGTGCCGGGCACGCCCGCCGCGGACGGCCCGGGGTTGGCCGACGTGCTGCGCGAGCCGCACGTCCCGCCCCGCGAGGGGTTCCCGCCGTTGGCCGAGCGGGTGGACTTCGTCTTCGGGCTCCTGCGCCGCCGGCACCCCGGTGACCACGACGCGGCGCACGCGAGGGCGGCGGCGCCGGCGCGCGACCGGGTGCCGGCGATGATGCTGCACGGCGACCTGCACTTCGGCAACGTGCTGGACGGCGGCGCGCGCGGGCTGGTGGCGATCGACCCGCGGCCGTGCGTGGGCGACCCGGCGGTCGACGCGGTCGACCTGGCCTACGCCTCGGCCGACCTGCGCGAGGGTGTCCGGCGGTGGTCGTCGGTGGTGGACGGCGACCGGTTGGCGGCGTGGTGCGAGGTGTTCGCCGGGTTCTTCCCCGATCACCCGTCGGTCGCCGGGCGGGCGGGGTCGGCGGGCCGGTAA
- a CDS encoding DUF3090 domain-containing protein, which produces MARVIHVFRQPDRFVAGTVGQPGERTFYLQASEEARLVSVALEKQQVAVLAERIGSLLEEVHRRFGAEVPDGVPDDLRDTEPLAVPVEEEFKVGTMGLGWDAESRAVVIELLAITEEEVDEAVVLDDTEEGPDAVRVFLSPAEARAFAERADRVVRAGRKPCPLCAEPLDPEGHVCPRQNGYRRSDEG; this is translated from the coding sequence ATGGCACGCGTCATCCACGTATTCCGCCAGCCCGACCGGTTCGTCGCCGGCACAGTCGGGCAGCCTGGCGAGCGCACGTTCTACCTGCAGGCCTCCGAGGAGGCCCGGCTGGTCAGCGTGGCGCTGGAGAAGCAACAGGTCGCCGTACTCGCCGAGCGCATCGGCTCGCTGCTGGAGGAGGTGCACCGGCGGTTCGGGGCGGAAGTCCCCGACGGGGTACCCGACGACCTCCGGGACACCGAACCGCTGGCGGTGCCGGTCGAGGAGGAGTTCAAGGTCGGCACGATGGGGCTGGGCTGGGACGCCGAGTCCCGCGCGGTGGTCATCGAACTGCTCGCGATCACCGAGGAGGAGGTCGACGAGGCGGTCGTGCTCGACGACACCGAGGAGGGCCCCGACGCGGTGCGGGTGTTCCTGAGCCCGGCGGAGGCGCGGGCGTTCGCCGAGCGCGCCGACCGGGTGGTGCGGGCGGGCCGCAAGCCGTGCCCGCTGTGCGCGGAGCCGCTGGACCCGGAGGGGCACGTGTGCCCGCGGCAGAACGGCTACCGTCGTTCGGACGAGGGCTGA
- a CDS encoding SPFH domain-containing protein: protein MVKSVLVIPQATAAVIERLGRYRTTAAPGLNILVPFFDRVRARIDLREQVVSFPPQPVITQDNLTVSIDTVVYFQVTDPRAAVYEISNYIVGVEQLATTTLRNLVGGMSLEETLTSRDQINNQLRGVLDEATGRWGIRVARVELKAIDPPPSIQDSMEKQMRADREKRAMILNAEGQREAAIKSAEGQKQAQILSAEGAKQAAILTAEAERQSAILRAQGERAARYLQAQGQAKAIEKVFAAIKAGRPTPEVLAYQYLQTLPQMAQGDANKVWLVPSDYGKALEGFAKMLGAPGEDGVFRYEPPAYEKPATSEPEQDDPSVADWFDTAPDPAVAEAVRAAEAVARQEVPGPLEPTGSPSLESPSSGPGAASLGRAAEASALGRGPAAREVGAGQEEPPGAPRE, encoded by the coding sequence ATGGTGAAGTCGGTGCTGGTGATCCCGCAGGCCACGGCCGCGGTGATCGAGCGGCTCGGCCGGTACCGCACGACCGCCGCGCCGGGGTTGAACATCCTGGTGCCGTTCTTCGACCGGGTGCGGGCCCGGATCGACCTGCGCGAGCAGGTGGTGTCGTTCCCGCCGCAGCCGGTGATCACCCAGGACAACCTGACGGTGTCGATCGACACCGTCGTGTACTTCCAGGTGACCGACCCGCGGGCGGCGGTGTACGAGATCTCCAACTACATCGTCGGCGTGGAGCAGCTGGCGACCACGACGCTGCGCAACCTGGTGGGCGGGATGAGCCTGGAGGAGACGCTGACCTCCCGCGACCAGATCAACAACCAGCTGCGCGGCGTGCTGGACGAGGCGACCGGGCGGTGGGGCATCCGGGTGGCGCGGGTGGAGCTGAAGGCCATCGACCCGCCGCCGTCGATCCAGGACTCGATGGAGAAGCAGATGCGCGCGGACCGGGAGAAGCGCGCGATGATCCTCAACGCCGAGGGCCAGCGGGAGGCGGCGATCAAGTCCGCGGAGGGTCAGAAGCAGGCCCAGATCCTGTCGGCGGAGGGCGCGAAGCAGGCGGCGATCCTGACCGCGGAGGCGGAGCGGCAGTCGGCGATCCTGCGGGCGCAGGGCGAGCGGGCGGCCCGGTACCTGCAGGCGCAGGGTCAGGCGAAGGCGATCGAGAAGGTGTTCGCGGCGATCAAGGCGGGCCGGCCGACGCCGGAGGTGCTGGCCTACCAGTACCTGCAGACGTTGCCGCAGATGGCGCAGGGCGACGCGAACAAGGTGTGGCTGGTGCCGTCGGACTACGGCAAGGCGCTGGAGGGGTTCGCGAAGATGCTGGGCGCGCCGGGCGAGGACGGCGTGTTCCGCTACGAGCCGCCCGCCTACGAGAAGCCGGCGACGTCCGAGCCGGAGCAGGACGACCCGTCGGTGGCGGACTGGTTCGACACGGCGCCGGACCCGGCGGTGGCCGAGGCGGTGCGCGCGGCGGAGGCGGTGGCGCGCCAGGAGGTGCCGGGGCCGTTGGAGCCCACGGGGTCGCCGTCGCTGGAGTCGCCGTCGTCGGGTCCGGGCGCGGCGTCGCTGGGGCGTGCGGCGGAGGCGTCGGCGTTGGGGCGGGGTCCGGCGGCGCGTGAGGTGGGGGCCGGGCAGGAGGAGCCGCCCGGGGCGCCGCGGGAGTGA
- a CDS encoding DUF3097 domain-containing protein gives MRSHDYGRDVLSGRKRRTVPEVVAEVGLVVEDPASGFCGAVVRFEHGQVVLEDRRGRLRLFPLRPAGFLVDGAPVTLVRPAPAAAGPARTASGSVRVEGLRARTARDSRIWVEGLHDAELVERVWGHDLRVEGVVVEPLDGVDVLADRIAEFGTGPGRRLGVLVDHLVEGSKESRLVATVDDANVLVTGHPYVDVWQAVKPSSVGIAAWPVVPRGVPWKEGVCAALGWGEPYEGWRRVLAGVSGFRDLETPLIGAVERLIDFVTEPVA, from the coding sequence GTGCGATCACACGACTACGGCCGCGACGTGCTGTCGGGCCGCAAGCGCAGGACGGTGCCCGAGGTGGTGGCCGAGGTCGGGCTGGTGGTGGAGGACCCGGCGTCGGGGTTCTGCGGCGCGGTGGTCCGGTTCGAGCACGGCCAGGTGGTGCTGGAGGACCGGAGGGGGCGGCTGCGGCTGTTCCCGCTGCGGCCGGCCGGGTTCCTGGTGGACGGCGCGCCGGTGACGCTGGTGCGGCCCGCGCCCGCCGCGGCCGGGCCGGCGCGGACGGCGTCGGGTTCGGTGCGGGTCGAGGGCCTGCGGGCCCGCACCGCGCGGGACAGCCGGATCTGGGTGGAGGGCCTGCACGACGCCGAGCTGGTGGAGCGGGTGTGGGGGCACGACCTGCGGGTGGAGGGCGTGGTGGTCGAGCCGCTGGACGGGGTGGACGTGCTGGCCGACCGGATCGCGGAGTTCGGCACCGGGCCGGGTCGGCGGCTGGGCGTGCTGGTCGACCACCTGGTCGAGGGCAGCAAGGAGTCCCGGCTGGTCGCCACCGTCGACGACGCGAACGTGCTGGTCACGGGGCACCCGTACGTGGACGTGTGGCAGGCGGTGAAGCCGTCGTCGGTGGGGATCGCGGCGTGGCCGGTGGTGCCGCGCGGCGTGCCGTGGAAGGAGGGCGTGTGCGCGGCCCTGGGCTGGGGCGAGCCCTACGAGGGGTGGCGTCGGGTGCTGGCGGGGGTGTCGGGTTTCCGCGACCTGGAGACGCCGTTGATCGGCGCGGTGGAGCGGCTGATCGACTTCGTGACCGAGCCCGTGGCCTGA
- a CDS encoding dienelactone hydrolase family protein gives MRIKVADGEFDAPVWEPASGQGPGLVLVQEIFGLDDYLESVAADLAGLGYVVAVPELFWRVEPGWSSGHDDAAVAASMEVAGRFDFPLGVSDVVATLQQLKARTGRAGILGFCLGGTLGYEAAVTADPDAVVSFYGSGVPDRTAVMDAVTCPIQFHFGGQDPYIPREAVQRVVDAVDTRPNAEIHVQEDAGHAFHNHVAKFHDPAAAATAWDLTTRFLSRTLPV, from the coding sequence GTGAGGATCAAGGTCGCCGACGGCGAGTTCGACGCACCCGTGTGGGAACCGGCCTCCGGGCAGGGCCCCGGGCTGGTGCTGGTCCAGGAGATCTTCGGCCTGGACGACTACCTCGAGTCCGTCGCCGCCGACCTCGCCGGCCTCGGCTACGTCGTCGCCGTGCCCGAGCTGTTCTGGCGCGTCGAGCCCGGCTGGTCCTCCGGGCACGACGACGCCGCCGTCGCCGCCTCCATGGAGGTCGCCGGCCGCTTCGACTTCCCGCTGGGCGTGTCCGACGTCGTCGCCACCCTCCAGCAGCTCAAGGCCCGCACCGGCCGCGCCGGCATCCTCGGCTTCTGCCTCGGCGGCACGCTCGGCTACGAGGCCGCCGTCACCGCCGACCCCGACGCGGTCGTGTCGTTCTACGGCTCCGGCGTGCCCGACCGGACCGCCGTCATGGACGCGGTGACCTGCCCGATCCAGTTCCACTTCGGCGGGCAGGACCCCTACATCCCGCGCGAGGCCGTGCAGCGCGTGGTCGACGCGGTCGACACCCGGCCGAACGCGGAGATCCACGTCCAGGAGGACGCCGGCCACGCCTTCCACAACCACGTCGCCAAGTTCCACGACCCGGCCGCCGCCGCGACCGCGTGGGACCTCACCACCCGCTTCCTGTCCCGCACCCTGCCGGTCTGA
- a CDS encoding Hsp20/alpha crystallin family protein, protein MLMRTDPFRELDRLAQQFFSGPGTWSRPSPMPMDAYRAGDEFVVEFDLPGVTADAIDLDVERNVLTVKAERRPRRTADEVEMQVSERPLGVFSRQLFLGDSLDADHIRADYDSGVLTLRIPVAEKAKPRKIAVGQTEGAPKEINA, encoded by the coding sequence ATGTTGATGCGCACGGACCCGTTCCGGGAGCTCGACCGGTTGGCGCAGCAGTTCTTCAGCGGACCCGGCACCTGGTCGCGGCCCTCGCCCATGCCGATGGACGCCTACCGCGCCGGTGACGAGTTCGTGGTCGAGTTCGACCTGCCGGGCGTCACGGCGGACGCGATCGACCTCGACGTGGAGCGCAACGTCCTCACCGTCAAGGCCGAGCGCCGCCCGCGCCGCACCGCCGACGAGGTCGAGATGCAGGTGTCCGAGCGACCGCTGGGCGTGTTCTCCCGCCAGCTGTTCCTCGGCGACTCGCTGGACGCCGACCACATCCGGGCCGACTACGACTCCGGCGTGCTGACGCTGCGCATCCCCGTCGCCGAGAAGGCGAAGCCGCGCAAGATCGCCGTCGGCCAGACCGAGGGCGCGCCCAAGGAGATCAACGCCTGA
- a CDS encoding GNAT family N-acetyltransferase, with product MDVELHEVTAADVLVFFEHQRDPEAVRMAAFTSADPSDREAFLVRWARILADGSVVARTVVFRGEVVGHVSRYFQSGEPEVTYWIDRAHWGRGLATAALGSFLAAESLRPLYARAAVDNVGSLRVLAKCGFVAVGEDVGFAEGRGEDVEEFVLRLDR from the coding sequence GTGGACGTTGAACTGCACGAGGTGACCGCGGCCGATGTGCTGGTGTTCTTCGAGCACCAGCGCGATCCCGAGGCGGTGCGGATGGCCGCGTTCACCTCGGCGGACCCGTCGGACCGGGAGGCGTTCCTGGTGCGGTGGGCGCGGATCCTGGCCGACGGGTCGGTGGTGGCGCGGACGGTGGTGTTCCGCGGCGAGGTCGTGGGGCACGTGAGCCGGTACTTCCAGTCCGGCGAGCCCGAGGTGACCTACTGGATCGACCGGGCGCACTGGGGCCGGGGGCTGGCGACGGCGGCGCTGGGGTCGTTCCTGGCGGCGGAGTCGCTGCGGCCGCTGTACGCGCGGGCGGCGGTGGACAACGTGGGGTCGCTGCGGGTGCTGGCCAAGTGCGGGTTCGTCGCGGTCGGCGAGGACGTGGGGTTCGCCGAGGGCCGGGGTGAGGACGTGGAGGAGTTCGTCCTGCGGTTGGACCGGTGA
- a CDS encoding SCO1664 family protein — MGPADDGVLDLLRRGRIEVEGRLVDASNATLFCRIALDGVTGQCVYKPVRGERPLWDFPDGTLAGREVATFLVSEASGAHVVPPTVLRAGPFGPGMVQLWVDTREDDDLVDIVPVDQVRPGWRSVLRAHDRYGDPAVLVHAEHPRVRLMAAFDVVVNNADRKGGHVLHAVDGAVYGVDHGICLHSDDKLRTVLWGWLGEELPEEAVEALRRLRPALDGRLGEELHEHLTRAEVRALTERVEKLLASGVFPEPSDDWPAIPWPAF; from the coding sequence GTGGGTCCTGCCGACGACGGGGTGCTCGACCTGCTGCGGCGTGGCCGCATCGAGGTCGAGGGCCGGTTGGTGGACGCGTCGAACGCGACGTTGTTCTGCAGGATCGCCCTGGACGGCGTGACCGGTCAGTGCGTGTACAAGCCGGTGCGCGGCGAGCGGCCGCTGTGGGACTTCCCGGACGGCACGCTGGCGGGTCGCGAGGTGGCGACGTTCCTGGTGTCGGAGGCGTCGGGGGCGCACGTGGTGCCGCCGACGGTGCTGCGGGCGGGCCCGTTCGGGCCGGGCATGGTGCAGCTGTGGGTGGACACCCGCGAGGACGACGACCTGGTGGACATCGTGCCGGTGGACCAGGTGCGGCCGGGGTGGCGTTCGGTGCTGCGGGCGCACGACCGGTACGGGGACCCGGCGGTGCTGGTGCACGCCGAGCACCCGCGGGTGCGGTTGATGGCGGCGTTCGACGTGGTGGTGAACAACGCCGACCGCAAGGGCGGGCACGTGCTGCACGCGGTGGACGGCGCGGTGTACGGGGTGGACCACGGGATCTGCCTGCACTCCGACGACAAGCTGCGCACGGTGCTGTGGGGCTGGTTGGGCGAGGAGCTGCCCGAGGAGGCGGTGGAGGCGCTGCGGCGGCTGCGCCCGGCGCTGGACGGGCGGTTGGGCGAGGAGTTGCACGAGCACCTGACCCGCGCGGAGGTGCGGGCGTTGACCGAGCGGGTGGAGAAGCTGCTGGCGTCGGGGGTGTTCCCGGAGCCGTCCGACGACTGGCCGGCGATCCCCTGGCCCGCGTTCTGA
- a CDS encoding PQQ-binding-like beta-propeller repeat protein, whose protein sequence is MRVPKRVVALVAVAVVAVLLGGGAPAAAPERGWPHRPGDWATWSKDLAGSRYAAAEWWITPRTVGKLKVKWAFAFPRSQAPVRSQPAVVGGVAFFGGPDGKFHARDARTGAERWTTDLSGIAPGARPAIVWDSPSVSGGRVYFGDLRGFVYSLDQATGRVVWAEQVDAHPAATVTSSPIVHDGKVYVGTSSGENAANGPDGGDDPNYPCCTFRGHVDALDARTGELVWRHYTVPEPQAVGTWPSGATRYEPSGAGVWSSPVVDPRSGTVYVGTGQNYTGSAGDFDTLLALDHRTGAVKWRNQVTEADTWRGLCNSPAPEGYCPGLADGSALDYDIGATPNLFTVGGRRLVGVGQKLGVYHVFDAATGEVVWRRQLGVPLPSGGISGIQWGTSFDGRRLYVASYFADPGKVFAVDPGTGRVLWETPNPADGCTTGGAAAHPEVCTLGHGPAVTSSPGLVWEGSNDGKLRAYSARDGRVLWTYDTVRDFSGVNGLPGRGGTISGGGGGAVVADGMVYVQAGYWPDYPNPDGGDVLLAFGL, encoded by the coding sequence ATGCGGGTGCCGAAGCGGGTGGTGGCGCTGGTCGCGGTGGCGGTGGTGGCCGTGCTGCTGGGTGGTGGGGCGCCGGCGGCGGCGCCGGAGCGGGGGTGGCCGCACCGGCCCGGTGACTGGGCGACGTGGTCGAAGGACCTGGCCGGGTCGCGGTACGCGGCGGCGGAGTGGTGGATCACGCCGCGCACGGTGGGGAAGCTGAAGGTGAAGTGGGCGTTCGCCTTCCCCCGGTCGCAGGCGCCGGTGCGCAGTCAGCCCGCCGTGGTGGGCGGGGTGGCGTTCTTCGGCGGGCCGGACGGGAAGTTCCACGCCCGGGACGCGCGAACCGGCGCGGAGCGGTGGACGACGGACCTCTCGGGCATCGCCCCGGGAGCCCGGCCGGCCATCGTGTGGGACAGTCCGTCGGTCTCCGGCGGGCGGGTGTACTTCGGCGACCTCCGGGGTTTCGTCTACTCGCTGGACCAGGCCACGGGGCGGGTGGTGTGGGCCGAGCAGGTCGACGCGCACCCGGCGGCGACGGTGACCAGCTCCCCGATCGTGCACGACGGGAAGGTCTACGTCGGCACGTCGAGCGGGGAGAACGCGGCGAACGGGCCGGACGGCGGGGATGATCCGAACTACCCGTGCTGCACGTTCCGGGGGCACGTCGACGCGCTCGACGCGCGCACCGGCGAGCTGGTGTGGCGGCACTACACCGTGCCCGAACCACAGGCGGTCGGGACGTGGCCCAGTGGCGCGACGCGGTACGAGCCGTCGGGGGCCGGGGTGTGGAGTTCGCCGGTGGTCGACCCGCGCAGCGGCACCGTGTACGTCGGCACCGGCCAGAACTACACCGGCAGCGCGGGCGACTTCGACACGCTGCTGGCGCTGGACCACCGCACGGGCGCGGTGAAGTGGCGCAACCAGGTCACCGAGGCCGACACGTGGCGAGGGTTGTGCAACAGCCCTGCCCCGGAGGGCTACTGCCCGGGGCTGGCGGACGGCTCGGCGTTGGACTACGACATCGGCGCGACCCCGAACCTGTTCACCGTCGGCGGCCGGCGGCTGGTCGGGGTCGGGCAGAAGTTGGGGGTCTACCACGTGTTCGACGCGGCGACCGGTGAGGTGGTGTGGCGTCGGCAGCTGGGCGTGCCGCTGCCCAGCGGCGGGATCTCGGGCATCCAGTGGGGCACGAGCTTCGACGGGCGGCGGCTGTACGTCGCCTCGTACTTCGCCGATCCGGGGAAGGTGTTCGCGGTGGACCCGGGCACGGGCCGGGTGCTGTGGGAGACGCCGAACCCGGCGGACGGGTGCACGACCGGTGGCGCCGCCGCGCACCCGGAGGTCTGCACGCTGGGTCACGGGCCGGCGGTGACGAGCAGCCCCGGCCTGGTCTGGGAGGGCAGCAACGACGGCAAGCTGCGGGCGTACTCGGCGCGCGACGGCCGGGTGCTGTGGACCTACGACACGGTCCGCGACTTCAGCGGCGTCAACGGGCTGCCGGGCCGGGGCGGCACGATCTCCGGCGGTGGCGGCGGCGCGGTGGTGGCCGACGGGATGGTGTACGTGCAGGCGGGCTACTGGCCGGACTACCCGAACCCGGACGGCGGTGACGTGCTGCTCGCGTTCGGCCTGTGA